From a single Streptomyces sannanensis genomic region:
- a CDS encoding IS6 family transposase: MEGAGDGPSYKGFRFPAEVLSHAVWLYHRFPLSFREVEELLLARGITVSHEAIRRWCDRFGPRYEAALRRRRPQAGDKWHLDEVFLKINGVRHYLWRAVDQDGTVLDILLQSKRDAKAAKRFMAKLMKKQRRTPRVLVTDKLRSYGVAHRELMSSVDHRSHKGLDNCAENSHQPTRQRERAMKGFRTVGRTQRFLSAFSQISPHFRPRRHRMTATGYRTEMRHRFGTWNEITGTTAMPTEA, encoded by the coding sequence GTGGAGGGCGCCGGGGACGGGCCGTCGTACAAGGGGTTCCGGTTCCCGGCGGAGGTCCTCTCCCACGCGGTGTGGCTGTACCACCGCTTCCCGCTCTCCTTCCGCGAAGTCGAGGAGCTGCTCCTGGCCCGCGGGATCACCGTCTCCCATGAGGCGATCCGCCGGTGGTGCGACCGGTTCGGCCCCCGGTACGAGGCCGCCCTGCGCCGCCGCCGGCCCCAGGCTGGCGACAAGTGGCACCTGGACGAGGTGTTCCTGAAGATCAACGGGGTGCGGCACTACCTGTGGCGGGCCGTGGACCAGGACGGCACTGTCCTCGACATCCTGCTGCAGTCCAAGCGGGACGCGAAGGCCGCGAAGCGATTCATGGCCAAGCTGATGAAGAAGCAGCGGAGGACACCCAGGGTGCTGGTCACCGACAAGCTCCGCTCCTACGGCGTCGCCCACAGAGAGTTGATGTCCTCGGTCGATCACCGTTCCCACAAGGGCCTGGACAACTGTGCGGAGAACTCCCATCAGCCGACGAGGCAGCGCGAACGCGCGATGAAGGGCTTCCGCACAGTCGGCAGAACCCAGAGGTTCCTGTCCGCGTTCAGCCAGATCTCACCGCACTTCCGGCCCCGCCGCCACCGGATGACCGCCACCGGCTACCGCACCGAGATGCGCCACCGCTTCGGAACCTGGAACGAGATCACCGGCACTACCGCCATGCCCACCGAGGCCTGA
- a CDS encoding SDR family oxidoreductase has protein sequence MVGNVDESSGTASAQFLRGQKALVTGANSGIGMATAIALGRAGADVVVNYVVGADAAEKGVAKIKDFGVRAYAHEADVSDEDQVVAMVARMVEEFGTIDIMVANAGLQRDAPVLDMTLAQWQKVIDVNLTGQFLCAREAAKEFVRRGVVPEVSRSAGKIICMSSVHQVVPWSGHVNYASSKGGVDMLMDARSGAGPQRIRVNAVAPGAIRTPINRDAWSTPEAEADLLRLIPYGRVGDPDDIANAVVAVASDLLDYVVGTTLFVDGGMTLFPGFATGG, from the coding sequence GTGGTAGGAAATGTCGACGAGAGCAGTGGGACGGCGTCCGCGCAGTTTCTCAGGGGTCAGAAGGCTCTGGTGACCGGTGCCAACTCGGGTATCGGTATGGCGACCGCCATTGCCTTGGGCCGGGCCGGGGCGGACGTCGTGGTGAACTACGTCGTTGGGGCGGATGCGGCCGAGAAGGGCGTGGCGAAAATCAAGGACTTCGGGGTTCGCGCCTACGCCCATGAGGCCGACGTGTCCGACGAGGACCAGGTGGTCGCCATGGTGGCGCGGATGGTTGAGGAATTCGGCACCATCGACATCATGGTGGCCAATGCGGGTCTTCAGCGGGACGCGCCGGTGCTGGACATGACGCTCGCCCAGTGGCAGAAGGTCATCGACGTCAACCTGACCGGCCAGTTCCTGTGCGCGCGTGAGGCCGCCAAGGAGTTCGTGCGGCGCGGTGTGGTGCCGGAGGTGTCCCGGTCGGCCGGGAAGATTATCTGCATGAGCTCGGTCCACCAGGTCGTCCCGTGGTCGGGGCACGTGAACTACGCCTCCTCCAAGGGCGGCGTGGACATGTTGATGGACGCTCGCTCAGGAGCTGGCCCCCAGCGGATCAGGGTCAACGCGGTCGCACCCGGCGCAATCCGCACACCTATCAACCGCGACGCCTGGTCCACACCCGAGGCCGAGGCCGACCTGCTGCGTCTTATCCCGTACGGCCGTGTGGGAGACCCGGATGACATCGCCAACGCCGTCGTCGCCGTGGCGTCCGACCTGCTCGACTACGTCGTGGGCACCACGCTCTTCGTGGACGGTGGAATGACGCTCTTCCCCGGCTTCGCCACCGGAGGCTGA
- a CDS encoding IS5 family transposase, whose amino-acid sequence MSERKPYPSDLSDEQWSLIEPVITAWKDRHRSVSGHQGAYAMREIVNAILYQGRTGCQWAYLPHDLPPKSATYYYFAAWRDDGTDQVIHELLRCQVREQARRLEAPTLVVLDTQSVHVAAGVPASTTGLDPAKRVPGRKRGLAVDVLGLVIAVTVLAANTHDNAAGIALLDQVAEHAGGTVEKALVDQGFKNQVVAHGAGLGIDVEIVERNPQDTGFVPQPKRWRVEQTYGILILHRRLVRDYEHRPASSASRVYWAMAHVMARRLTGASAPTWRDAQAVMA is encoded by the coding sequence GTGAGTGAACGCAAGCCGTACCCGAGCGACTTATCGGACGAGCAGTGGTCGTTGATCGAGCCGGTGATCACCGCGTGGAAGGACCGGCACCGCTCGGTGAGCGGCCACCAGGGCGCCTATGCGATGCGGGAGATCGTGAACGCGATCCTCTACCAGGGCCGGACCGGTTGCCAGTGGGCCTACCTCCCGCACGATCTGCCGCCGAAGAGCGCGACGTACTACTACTTCGCCGCTTGGCGCGACGACGGAACCGACCAGGTCATCCATGAACTCCTGCGCTGCCAGGTCCGCGAGCAAGCCCGCCGATTAGAGGCCCCGACCCTGGTGGTCCTGGACACCCAAAGTGTCCACGTGGCTGCCGGGGTCCCCGCCTCCACGACCGGCCTCGATCCGGCGAAGCGGGTGCCGGGACGCAAACGGGGGCTGGCCGTCGACGTGCTGGGCCTGGTCATCGCCGTCACCGTGCTGGCCGCGAACACGCACGACAACGCCGCGGGCATCGCCCTGCTCGACCAGGTCGCCGAGCACGCCGGCGGCACCGTCGAGAAGGCCCTGGTCGACCAGGGCTTCAAGAACCAGGTCGTCGCGCACGGCGCCGGCCTGGGCATCGATGTCGAGATCGTCGAGCGCAACCCGCAGGACACCGGCTTCGTCCCGCAGCCGAAGCGGTGGAGGGTCGAGCAGACCTACGGGATCTTGATACTGCACCGGCGCCTGGTCCGCGACTACGAGCACCGCCCGGCCTCCTCCGCGTCCCGCGTCTACTGGGCGATGGCCCACGTCATGGCCCGCCGCCTCACCGGCGCGAGCGCTCCCACCTGGCGCGATGCGCAGGCGGTGATGGCGTGA
- a CDS encoding glutamate decarboxylase: MTKSDVAALFGNRFLTAVAPSETFPEEGMTATDAMRLLDEDLVMEGDPQRNLATFVTTWMEPEAQRIIAENLHRNFIDHAEYPISAEIEQRCVRMLADLFHAPGKTTGCRTQGSSEAVMLGALSLKWKWRERRQAANLSVDRPNLVFGGDVHVVWEKFCRYFDVEPRIVPLAEDKYTIGPEDVEPHLDENTIGVVAVVGTTFTGHKDDVVGIDKLLREVRKERDLDIPIHVDGASGGFVWPFLYPDSKWDFRLEQVRSINVSGHKYGLVYPGIGWLVFREESDLAKDLVFYENYMGKTDATFTLNFSTGAAMVLAQYYNFVRLGRQGYTYVMKTMQENARALADNLRSSGRFEVIGSDLEQLPLVAFRLAGKHAYDESDVAWQLSAERGWMVPAYTLPPNAERVKILRALVKETLSREQIEHLTQDIADACGTLDHKGATTDVERAQVKRGTGY, from the coding sequence ATGACCAAGAGTGACGTCGCGGCGCTGTTCGGCAACCGTTTCCTGACCGCGGTCGCTCCCTCGGAGACCTTCCCCGAGGAGGGCATGACTGCGACGGACGCCATGAGGCTGCTGGATGAGGACCTCGTCATGGAGGGCGATCCGCAGCGCAACCTCGCCACGTTTGTCACCACCTGGATGGAGCCGGAGGCGCAACGGATCATCGCCGAGAACCTCCACCGCAACTTCATCGACCACGCGGAGTACCCCATCTCCGCCGAGATCGAGCAGCGCTGCGTGCGCATGCTCGCCGACCTCTTCCACGCACCGGGCAAGACCACCGGATGTCGGACCCAGGGCTCGTCCGAGGCGGTCATGCTCGGCGCGCTGTCGCTGAAGTGGAAGTGGCGGGAGCGCCGGCAGGCGGCCAACCTGTCGGTCGACCGGCCCAACCTGGTCTTCGGCGGCGACGTCCACGTCGTGTGGGAGAAGTTCTGCCGCTACTTCGACGTCGAGCCGCGGATCGTGCCGCTTGCCGAGGACAAGTACACGATCGGCCCGGAGGACGTGGAGCCCCACCTCGACGAGAACACGATCGGCGTCGTCGCCGTCGTCGGCACCACGTTCACCGGCCACAAGGACGATGTCGTCGGGATCGACAAGCTCCTGCGGGAGGTCCGCAAGGAGCGGGATCTCGACATCCCGATCCACGTTGACGGCGCCAGCGGCGGCTTCGTGTGGCCCTTCCTCTACCCGGACTCGAAATGGGACTTCCGGCTCGAGCAGGTCCGCTCGATCAACGTCTCGGGACACAAGTACGGCCTGGTCTACCCCGGCATCGGCTGGCTGGTCTTCCGTGAGGAGTCCGACCTGGCCAAGGACCTCGTGTTCTACGAGAACTACATGGGCAAGACCGACGCGACGTTCACGCTGAACTTCTCGACCGGCGCGGCGATGGTGCTCGCGCAGTACTACAACTTCGTGAGGCTGGGTCGCCAGGGCTACACCTACGTCATGAAGACGATGCAGGAGAACGCCCGCGCGTTGGCAGACAACCTGCGTAGCAGCGGCCGCTTCGAAGTGATCGGCAGCGACCTCGAGCAGTTGCCGCTGGTCGCTTTTCGCCTCGCCGGCAAGCACGCCTACGACGAGTCCGACGTCGCCTGGCAGCTCTCGGCCGAGCGGGGCTGGATGGTGCCGGCGTACACGCTCCCGCCCAACGCGGAGCGGGTGAAGATCCTTCGTGCCCTGGTCAAGGAGACCCTGAGCCGTGAGCAGATCGAGCACCTGACCCAGGACATCGCCGACGCGTGTGGCACCTTGGACCACAAGGGTGCGACCACCGACGTCGAGCGGGCCCAAGTCAAGCGCGGCACCGGCTACTGA
- a CDS encoding peptidase inhibitor family I36 protein, with product MRTRTKISVTLAASAMATLGLAGPTSASTELESTIAAQAQKAGLNKSELAELQRQVDKQMATTPGGKQIGVNQIAWRGGKAVMTFPLPGEKKARAVDEPFSAMGSPNCSYKWTCLYEHSNFDGRRLTWSDCGGILDLSDWGFSDQTTSWHNNQTSGTKTRVYNWTGAWTLLWTSTAPSSSSNVGSTNNDKADGIDVC from the coding sequence ATGCGCACGAGAACAAAGATCAGCGTCACCTTGGCGGCCAGTGCCATGGCCACACTCGGGCTGGCAGGGCCGACCTCCGCATCGACCGAACTCGAGAGCACGATCGCGGCTCAGGCGCAAAAGGCAGGACTGAACAAGAGCGAGCTGGCCGAGCTGCAGCGACAGGTCGACAAGCAGATGGCCACGACCCCTGGCGGGAAGCAGATCGGCGTCAACCAGATCGCATGGCGTGGCGGCAAAGCCGTCATGACCTTCCCGTTGCCGGGCGAGAAGAAGGCCCGGGCCGTAGACGAGCCGTTCTCGGCCATGGGATCGCCGAACTGCTCCTACAAGTGGACGTGCCTGTACGAGCACAGCAACTTCGACGGACGTCGCCTCACTTGGTCTGACTGCGGCGGCATCCTCGACCTCTCCGACTGGGGGTTCAGCGACCAGACCACCTCCTGGCACAACAACCAGACGTCGGGAACCAAGACCCGCGTCTACAATTGGACGGGCGCCTGGACCCTACTCTGGACCTCCACCGCCCCGTCGTCCAGCAGCAACGTCGGCAGCACGAACAACGACAAGGCTGATGGCATCGACGTGTGCTGA
- a CDS encoding ISAzo13 family transposase, translated as MGRFDGLIEPLRAKLEAVAPYLDERQRRLLYAAEARQLGYGGIAAVAEDAGVSKGCVSRGLAELEEGAEPDDRVRRAGGGRPALTEKDPGLRPALLSLVEDSTQGDPIGPLTWTTKSLRHLARELAAQGRVVGRDTIAALLKEAGFSLRGNAKVLAGSGHPDRDAQFRHLNDKVREFLDAGEPVISVDTKKKEQIGLFAQAGREWAPPGAPMKVLDHDFPTQAVGTAIPYGIYDVGRNTGYVVVGTDHDTAAFAVAALRRWWKEEGSAAYPHARRLLITADGGGSNSSRAKAWKANLAVLATETGLQISVCHLPPGTSKWNKVEHRLFSFISMNWRARPLTSFEVALNLIASTTTATGLHVTARLDENSYPTGIEIDAQHAAALKINPDDFHGEWNYTIPPQPGVPAVPLQPPGRRSHPRTAHTFDAALATHPVLTGLTRQALDHLVAEIREVADTLPPEQRPRHRKLAVENIIWATLLDQRGLPASLIAHLFHIGENQMRALIQQTRPLLQRHGHHSEPLPVHLIDPCELARYVMSATSTTS; from the coding sequence ATGGGGCGTTTCGATGGGTTGATCGAGCCATTGCGGGCGAAGCTGGAGGCGGTGGCGCCGTATCTGGATGAACGTCAGCGCCGACTGCTGTACGCGGCGGAGGCACGGCAGCTCGGATACGGCGGGATCGCGGCCGTCGCCGAGGACGCAGGCGTCTCCAAGGGGTGTGTCAGTCGGGGACTTGCCGAGTTGGAGGAAGGAGCCGAGCCCGATGACAGGGTGCGCCGCGCGGGCGGGGGCCGCCCGGCACTGACCGAGAAGGACCCGGGGCTGCGCCCAGCACTGCTGTCCCTGGTCGAGGACAGCACACAGGGCGATCCGATAGGGCCGTTGACCTGGACGACGAAGTCGCTGCGGCACTTGGCCCGTGAACTCGCCGCCCAGGGCCGCGTCGTGGGCCGGGACACGATCGCCGCGCTGCTGAAGGAGGCCGGGTTCAGCCTGCGCGGCAACGCCAAGGTCCTGGCAGGTAGCGGCCATCCCGACCGCGACGCCCAGTTCCGGCACCTCAACGACAAAGTGCGGGAGTTCCTTGACGCGGGCGAACCCGTGATCAGCGTGGACACCAAGAAGAAGGAACAGATCGGGCTGTTCGCCCAGGCCGGGCGGGAGTGGGCCCCTCCCGGCGCGCCGATGAAGGTCCTCGACCACGACTTCCCCACACAGGCGGTCGGCACCGCGATCCCGTACGGCATCTACGACGTCGGGCGCAACACTGGCTACGTCGTGGTGGGCACCGACCACGACACCGCAGCATTCGCGGTGGCCGCCCTGCGCCGCTGGTGGAAAGAGGAAGGCAGCGCCGCCTACCCGCACGCCCGCCGGCTGCTGATCACCGCGGACGGTGGCGGCTCCAACAGCTCCCGCGCCAAGGCCTGGAAGGCCAACCTCGCCGTCCTGGCCACCGAGACCGGCCTTCAGATCAGCGTGTGCCACCTGCCGCCCGGCACATCGAAGTGGAACAAGGTCGAACACCGCTTGTTCTCCTTCATCTCCATGAACTGGCGCGCCCGCCCGCTGACCAGCTTCGAGGTGGCCCTGAACCTGATCGCCTCCACCACCACCGCGACCGGGCTGCACGTGACCGCACGACTGGACGAGAACAGCTACCCCACCGGGATCGAGATCGACGCACAGCACGCCGCCGCACTGAAGATCAACCCCGATGACTTCCACGGCGAGTGGAACTACACCATCCCGCCACAGCCCGGCGTCCCGGCGGTGCCGCTGCAGCCACCCGGACGCCGTTCCCACCCCCGCACGGCCCACACCTTCGACGCGGCCCTGGCCACTCACCCCGTGCTGACCGGCCTCACCCGCCAGGCCCTCGACCACCTCGTCGCCGAGATCCGCGAGGTGGCCGACACGCTCCCGCCGGAACAACGGCCCCGCCACCGCAAGCTCGCCGTCGAGAACATCATCTGGGCCACCCTCCTGGATCAGCGAGGCCTGCCCGCCTCGCTGATCGCCCACCTCTTCCACATCGGCGAGAACCAGATGCGAGCCCTCATTCAGCAGACCCGGCCCCTGCTCCAGCGGCACGGCCACCACAGCGAGCCGCTCCCCGTCCACCTAATCGACCCCTGCGAACTCGCCAGATACGTCATGAGCGCGACATCAACGACGAGTTGA